GACGGGGTGCGCGCTCTCGCGGTGCAGCACCGCACCGGGATGCTGGGGATCGGTGACGTGGCGCTGGGCTGCGCGGTCTCGGCCGAACACCGCAAGCAGGGTTTCGACGCCTGTGCGGAGCTGGTGGACGAGGTGAAGCGGCGGCTTCCGGTGTGGAAGCGCCAGGTCTTCGACGACGGGCAGGAAGAGTGGGTCAACTGCCCTTAGTGTTACCGCGTCGGCTCTGTCTGCGTGGCAGTGCGGTTGGCGGAACCTCGCGCACGGCTCTCGCTGCGGGGAGGCCCGACATCGGGTAGCGACCTACACAACGTCGGGCCTTCCTCGCGAGAGCCGCACGCGAGAACCCGCGGCGGTGTGGGCTGCGTGCGTGGTGGTTCGGCGTTGCCACGCCGAAAGGACATCAGTCGGTTGGTGAGTAGCGACCTACGCGGCGAGCGGCCCGGCCTTGCAATGCATCCGACTCACGCACCGGGGACACGCGTGCTGCTCACGCCGTACGGCCGCGTCTCCACGGCGGTCTCCGGGGTGGAGATTTCGCGAGAAATCGACGCCAAGGTGGTGCCGCGACACCGGCGAGACTCATCGTCGTTGTTCGATACTCGAACCGTCGCGGTGTCGTGCACCGGTGAACACGACCGTGATCCCTCGCACGAGCAGCACCAGCGCCAGTCCCAGCAGTCCGCCGCTGACGTTGTCGAGCCAGTCCTGCGTGCTGCAGTGCCGAACGAACAGCGTGAATCCCTGACTGGCCTCCACCAGGGCGGGCAACAGCAGTATCACCGCCACGACAGCGGCCGTTTGCAGCCAATTCCGCACGGCCAGCCCGGCACAAATCCCGAACGGCAGCAGCACCAGCGAGTTCAACGAGCTCTGGGTCGGCGTGGGCAGATCCAACAGTCCCGAGCTGTCGGGCCAACCGAGTGGGCAGGCGAATATCCGGCGCGCGGACAGGCCGAACTCCGGTCCGCGCGGCGGCGTGAGTGTCACCGCCGTTCCGGCGGCCAGTGCCGTCGTCGCGGCCAGGGTCGGGGTCTTTCGCGTTCCGGCGGCTCGTGCCAGCCTGCCGTGCAGCGCGGCCCCCAGCAGCGCCAGTACCACGAACACCGCCACAGAAGCGGGAGTCACCACGGCTCGGATCACGGCTTCGAGCACCGCGCTCCCTCCGGTCGGGGGCGAAAACCATGATCCATTCTGGTGCCGTGGCCGGATGGTGTCCAACCGTGTCCGAAAGGTCCTCCGGGCCCTCGAGGAGCCGTGTGGTGAACAAGAACGGGGCCCCGCCGCTGGGGGAAGGCGGCGAGGCCCCGAGCTCGGTGTGCCCGGATCCCGCGTCCCCGGCTAGGCGCCGGGCCGGTGCTCGCTCCCTCGATCCCGAGAACCGGTTCGCGTCCGGGCGCCGGGCTCCGCGGTGGAGCTCGGCCGTGTTTCGGTTATCGCGTCATCAGCGGATGTCGAGCTGCTGACCCGGGAAGATCAGGTCGGCGCTCTCCAGGACGTCGCTGTTGCGCTCGTAGATGTCCTGGTAGTTCACGCCGAACCGCTGACCGATCTCGCTCAGCGTGTCGCCGGAGCGGACGGTGTAGTCGGCGCCGTTCGAGCGCACCGTGGACTGCTGGGACTGCTGCCCGGAGTCCGACTCGGTCTCGGCGGGCTGCTCCTGTTTCGGGGCGGATTCCTGTTTCGGGGCGGATTTCTGCGGCGCGGCTGCCTGCTCCTGGGCGGCGGAGTCCTCGGAGACGGTGCCCTCGTTCCCGGTGCTGCCGCTGACCCAGTTGGTCTTGGCGGTGCAGCCCGGCCAGGCACCGGGACCCTGCTGGGCCAGTACCTTCTTGGCGATGGCGATCTGCTCGGCACGGCTGGCCTGGTGGGCGTTCGGGGCGTACTGGTCACCGCCGAAGGCCGACCACGTCGAAGGGGTGAACTGCAGGCCGCCGTAGAAACCGTTGCCGGTGTTGATGTGCCAGTCACCGCTGGACTCGCACTGGGCGAGCTCGTCCCAGTCCGCGGCACTGGCCGGAGCGGCGACCGCGAGCGGCGTGGCCACCACAGCACCCGCGACGGCCACCCTGGCGGCGTTGCGAGTGAAATTCGACGACTTACGGTGCTTGCCCTTGTAACGAGCCATGTCCCTCTCTCCTGCCGCGCCTGCGGGAGTTCCGACGGCTCCGAAGGGAACCCGGATTCCGTGGAGTTTCGGGGGACTCCAACGGTTTCCCGTCCCTGCCCGGTTTCGTTTCGTTCGGGGGTAGGAAGCCCGCCGGGCAGAGCTCGGCGCTGCGGACTTCCCGGTTTCTCGTTGTTCCGGTCGGTTCGGGGCCGACCGATGGGAACAGTACGTAATCGCGCAAGCGAACGGAAACTTAATGGAATGTGACGCTAGTCACAGTAACATGACTTCGGGGTCACTCGATCAGGGGTATTTGTGCAGCGCACAGCGTTGTTATCAAGCCGTTTCCGAGTCGATATCGATCACTCGCGGTGAGGTCTGAGTCACCTTTGCGGACCCGGCTTCGACCGCACAGATCCAGTGTGGTAGTTCCATCCTGTCATTTTTCGCCGCCGTGTGGAAGGAAGTTGCGCGACGGACGGTTTCGCCACTCTTAGCTATTCGGTGGTCGCGAAGCGCGATCGAAAACGGTTCATCGGGTGATCCGTCACCCGGTTGTGGAATGCGGAAGATGTGGCGCCGGAAAGGCTGCTGTGAGATCCCGGTAAAATCACACAAAAGAGTTAGGCAGACACGCCGAGACATAGCCTCCGGCGTGTCGGTTCCTCGCCGCTGTTGTGCCCAGCCCGGGGTTCCCGGCCGGTGGTTCCCGGCCGGCGGTCGACAGCAACTGGTGGAGAGCCGAGGTGTCGGTCGGATCATCGGGACGCGGACCCGCTCAGCCGCCCGCGAACGGTGGCAACACGTCGAACTCGGCCCCGTCCGGAACCGACACGGTCTCGTCCCGCACGGCCACCCCGTCGAGCAGGAAACCGCACGCTCCGACGACCCGGGCCAACGGTTCCTCGTGCGTTGCCAGCACGGCTCGGACCACGTCGGCCGCGGACACCGGCACGTCAACGGCGCTCGGGCTCACCCGCAGCGTCTCCTCCGCGACCCCGGCCGCCGCACGGGCACCCGCGAAGTACCGCACCCGCACCGCGACCGTCGTCGCCGCGGCGGAGCCCGTCGGCGGGGGATCCGGTGGGACGAGCTGTGTTTCCTGCCGGTCGTCCATCATCGGCCGAGGAGTCCTTTCGGGATGCCGTGTCGGCTCGTGGAGATGCCGTGTCGGCTCGGAGGTCCGGACACGCGCCGGTCGGCGCCTGCCGAACCACCGAGCGAGTAACGCGTCGAGAGGTTCTAACCGCCGATCGAGCTCATCGGGCGGGAAGGCTGCGCGAAGCCCTCCTCGTCCATGCCGTGCCCCGCGGCCTTGGCCCACATGGTCTCTCGCCACAGTCGGGCGAGTTCCTCGTTGTCGGCGCCCTCCCGCATCGGTTCGCGCAGGTTGGTCTCGGTCTGCGAGAACAGGCAGGAGCGCAGCTGCCCGTCGGCCGTCAGCCTGGTGCGGTCGCACGTGGCGCAGAACGGCCTGGTGACCGAGCCGATCACTCCGACCGTCGCGGGGCCGCCGTCGACGAGCCAGCGTTCGGCCGGAGCCGAACCGCGTTCGGCGCTGTACGGGGTGAGGGTGAACTCCTCACCCAGCATCCGCAGGATCTCGTCCGCGGTGATCATCTCCTCGCGGTCCCAGCCGTGTTGCGGATCCAGCGGCATCTGTTCGATGAACCGCAGCTGGTAGTCCCGTTCCAGGCAGAACCGCAGCAGATCGCAGGCCTCGTGATCGTTGGTGTTCCGCAGCAGTACGGCGTTGACCTTCACCGGTTCCAGTCCGGACTCCTTGGCCGCACGCAGTCCGTCCAGCACGTCGTCGAACCGGTCCCGGCGCGTCAGCCGGTGGAACGTCTCCCGGTCCAGGGTGTCCAGCGAGATGTTCACTCGGTCGAGCCCCGCCGTGGCCAGCTGGTCGGCGAACCTGCCCAGGTTGATGCCGTTGGTGGTCAGCGAGGTCTTGGGAGCCCGCGGCAACTCGCTGGTGGCGGTGATGATGTCCACCAGGTCCTGCCGCAGCAGCGGTTCACCACCGGTGAAGCGCACGTTGGTCACCCCGAGTTCGCGTACCGCGAGCTCGATGAGCCGGATCATCTCCCCGGTGTCGAGCATCTCGGAGCGCTTCATCCACGGCAAGCCCTCGGCGGGCATGCAGTAGGTGCAGCGCAGATTGCACTTGTCTATCAGGGACACCCGCAGGTCGGTCGCGATCCGTCCGAAGCGGTCGACCAGGTACGGCGTATCCGGACGCGCCGACGTGTCGATCGTCCGGCGGGCGACCGGGATGCCCAGGTCCACGGAAGTCACACCGTTCAGCGTAACCGCCAAGTCGGGGCGAATTCGATCGCGCGAAACGGTTTTGTGCCGGTGCGCTCAATCGGTAAGGCCGCGACCGCGTGTGGTTCGGAGAAAAACACGAAAACTTCTTTATTCCGTGAAAGCGGAACAAAACCCCTGGATCGAACCGCATTCGCGAGTTTAACGTGTTTTTCGTGCCGCAATATCGTGTTTCCGAGGTAGCGGAACTGCTCGGCGTCAGCGACGACACCGTTCGACGCTGGGTGGACGCGCAGCAACTGCCCGCCGAGTCGGACGGTTCCGGTCGCCTGGTGGTCGAGGGCTCGGCGCTGGCCGGGTTCGCCCGCGCCAGAGCCAGAGCCGCCCGTGACCCCTCCGGGATCGAGCGCTCCGCGCGCAACCGCTTCGTCGGGCTGGTCACCGAGGTCACCTCGGACACCGTCATGTCGCAGGTCGAGCTCCAGTGCGGGTCCCAGCGGGTGGTTTCGCTGTTGAGCACCGAAGCGGTGACCGACCTCGGGCTCCGCCCGGGGGTGCTGGCGGTGGCCGTGGTCAAGTCCACCGCCGTGGTAATCGAGACCCCCGGAGGTGGGCAATGAACCGCACGCCTCGCGGCGCGGCTCCGACGGCGGTGCTGGTGGTCCTGCTGTCCCTGCTCAGTGGCTGCGGTGCCGCGTCGGGCGATCGGAACACCCTGACGGTACTGGCCGCGGCCTCACTGACCGAACCCTTCCGCGAGATCGGCGACGAGTTCTCGAAGCGCGCCCCCGAAGTCGACATCCGGTTCAACTTCCAGGGCTCCTCGCTGCTGGCGGAGCAGATCAGGCAGGGCAGCGGCGGTGACGTGTTCGCCTCCGCGAACACCGACATGATGGCCAGGGTCCGCGGGGCCGACGCGCTCGCGGGTGAACCCCACACCTTCGCCACCAACCAACTGGCCATAGTGGTCCCGCCGGGCAATCCGGCGGGAGTCGAGTCGCTCGCCGACCTCACCGACTCCGACACCTCGCTCGTCGTCTGCGCCCCGCGGGTGCCGTGCGGTTCGGCCACCGAACAGGTCGAGTCCGCCTCCGGCGTGCGGCTCGACCCGGTCAGTGAGGAGAGCGACGTCAAGAACGTGCTGCACAAGGTCGTCGCGGGTGAGGCCGACGCCGGACTCGTCTACGTCACCGACGCCGGTTCCGCTGGTGACGAGGTCGAGGCGATCGACTTCCCGACCTCCGACGAGGTGACCAACGAGTACCCGATCGCCCGCCTGGCCGCGGCGGAGCACCCGGAACTCGCCGGCCGGTTCGTCGAATTCGTGCGCGGTGAACGGGGACAGCGGATCCTCGGCGAGTACGGCTTCGGTGCGCCGTGAGCGAATCGGGGCCACGACGCATCCGTCTCCCCGCTCGGCGCGCACGTGGCGGGGAGCGGCCGGTGGGGGTCCCCCTGCCGCTGCGGCTTCCCGCCCTGCTGGCGCTGGCGCTGATCGTGCTGCCGGTGCTCGGGCTGTTCGCCCGTATCGACCCCGGACGGTTGCCCGCGCTGCTCACCAGCTCGACCGCGCTGACCGCGCTGGAGCTGTCGGTGCGGACCGCGCTGACGGCGACCGTGCTGGCACTGCTGCTCGGCGGACCGCTGGCCGTGGTGCTGGCGCGTTCCCGCTTTCCCGGGCTGCGATTCGTGCGCGGGTGCGTGCTGCTGCCGCTGGTGCTGCCCCCGGTGGTCGGCGGGCTGGCACTGCTCTACCTGCTGGGCCGCACCGGCTCCCTCGGCGGACCGCTGCGCGACTGGTTCGGACTGACCCTGCCGTACACCACCACCGCCGTGGTGCTGGCGCAGACCTTCGTCGCCATGCCGTTCCTGGTGGTGAGCCTGGAAGGAGCGCTGCGCGCGGCGGGAACCGAGTACGAGCGGGTCTCGGCCACCCTGGGGGCCGGGCCGTGGCTGACCTTCCGGCGCGTCACACTGCCCATGCTGCTTCCCCCGCTGGGGTCCGGCCTGGTACTGACCTTCGCACGCGCGCTCGGCGAGTTCGGGGCCACCATCACCTTCGCGGGGAGCCTGCGCGGCACCACACGGACGCTGCCGCTGGCCATCTACACCGAAGCGCAGGCCGACGTGGATGCCGCCGTGGCGATGTCGTTGCTGCTGGTGGCCATCGCCCTGTTGGTCATCCTCGTCGCCCGACCGAAGGCGGTGGAAGGACGTGCCTGACCTTAACGACGGCCCTGATCGTACCGACGGGTCCGGCCCTACCGACGGTTCCGAGCTCACGGGGGACGCCACCGTGCCCTCCCCGGCGAACCCGCCCGGCGGGGGAGAGGCCCCCGAGGGGAGCGGGCTGGTCGCCGAGGTTCGCCTGCGGCACGGCGATTTCACGCTCGAACTGGCCTGCCGAGTGCCCCCCGGTGAAGTGCTGGCCGTGCTCGGCCCGAACGGGGCGGGCAAGTCCACGCTGCTGACCGCGCTGACCGGCTCCGTTCGCCCGGAACAAGGCAGGATCCGGCTCGCGGACCACACCTGGCTGGACACCCGACGTCGGATCGACGTCCCCACCCACCGCCGCGGCGTCGGACTGCTCGCCCAGCGGGCGATGCTGTTCCCGCACCTCACAGCGCTGGACAACGTGGCATTCGGGATACGCGCCTCGGGCTCCCGGAGGAAACCGGCACGGCGCGCCGCGCTGGAGTGGCTGCGGCGAACCGAGGCCGGCGATCTCGGTGACCGCGAACCGTCCGAGCTTTCCGGCGGACAGGCGCAGCGGGTCGCACTGGCACGGGCGCTGGCTGCCGAGCCCGAACTGTTGCTGCTCGACGAGCCACTGTCCGCGTTGGACGTGGCTGCGGCTCCCGCGATGCGGGGGCTGCTGCACCGGGTGCTGGGGCAGCAGCGACGGCCCTGCGTGCTCGTGACGCACGACGTGCTCGACGCGGTGGTGCTCGCTGACCGGGTTCTGGTGCTCGACCGGGGTGCCGTGGTCGAGCAGGGCAGCACCCACCGGGTGCTGTCCCGCCCCAGGACCGCGTTCACCGCGCGGATCGCCGGTCTCAACCTGATCACCGGCACCGCCACCGGCGAGACCGTACGGACACCGCGGGGCAGGGCGCTCCACGGCAGCGCGGCCGAACCGACCACTCCCGGAGAACCCGCCGCCGCCGTGTTCCCACCGACGGCGGTGGCGGTGCATCCCCACGCGCCCGAGGGGAGTCCGCGCAACGCGATCCCGGTACGGGTGGTCGGTATGGAACCCCGTGGCGACGCGATCAGGCTTCGCGGCGAGACCGACCCGCACGACTCGGAGGCCGCACTGGCCGCCGACATCACCCCCGCCGCCGTCGCCGAACTGGGGCTGCGGATCGGAGACGAGGTTTTTTTCGCGGTCAAGGCCACTGAAGTAGCCATACACCCGGTTTCCGGTGGATGATCGAGGGGTGACTGAGATATCCCCCTGGACCTACCTGATGGACATGGACGGCGTGCTGGTGCACGAGGAACACATGGTTCCCGGTGCGAACGAGTTCCTCGCCGACCTGCACGAACACGGGCTCCCCTTCATGGTGTTCACCAACAACTCCGTCTACACCAGGCGAGACCTGCGGGCGCGGCTGCAACGCAGCGGGTTGGACGTGCCGGAGTCGTCGATCTGGACCTCCGCGCTGGCCACCGCGCAGTTCCTGGACCAGCAGCGCCCCGGTGGCTCCGCCTACGTGGTGGGCGAGTCCGGACTGACCACGGCGCTGCACGACATCGGCTACGTGCTCACCGACCGCGACCCCGACTACGTGGTGCTCGGCGAGACCCGCACCTACAGCTTCGAGGCGATCACCAAGGCCATCCGGCTCGTCGAGGGCGGTGCCCGGTTCATCGCGACCAACCCGGACGAGAAGGGACCCAGCCGGGAGGGAACGCTGCCCGCCACGGGAGCGGTCGCCGCGCTCATCGAGCGGGTGACCGGGCGCGAGCCCTACTACATCGGCAAACCGAACCCGCTGATGATGCGTTCGGCGCTGCGGGAGCTCAAGGCCCACTCGGAGAACACCCTGATGATCGGTGACCGGATGGACACCGATGTCCGCTCCGGACTGGAGTCGGGGTTGCAGACCATCCTGGTGCTGTCCGGAATCTCGGACCGCGACACCGCCGAGCACTTCCCGTACCGCCCCACCAAGGTCATCGACTCCGTGGCGGACCTGGCCGGGCGGGTGGCCAACCCCTTCGACTGATCGTGATCGGTTCGTCCTCGATCTGGCGCGCCGGACCGGGGTACTCCGCCCGGGCGGTCGTACGCGGCACGAGCCCGAGCGGGCACCCGTTCGTCACGTCGGAGCCCGCACGACAGCGCCCGAGGGGAGGCCGCGGCGGTGCCGAACACCAGGGGCGGGTGTCGGCGCTGCCGCGCCGATCGTGCTCGTTCGACGTTCCCGGGCTGTCGGAACCGCGAAGCGACTGGCTGCTCGCGGCGGCTCGACCGGGAGCCGAGCGCGCGCCGCACCGACCGTCACCGACGCGGCACCAGCGCGTGGGCGTCGTCGGTGTCCACGATCCGCTTGCCGAACGGCACCAGCGAGACGGGGACGAGCTTGAAGCTGGCGACACCCAGCGGGATCCCGATGATCGTCAGGCACATCGCCACTCCCGTGGTGATGTGTCCCAGCGCCAGCCACCAGCCTGCCAGGATGATCCACAGCACGTTGCCGATCGCCGAGAACGCCCCCGAGCCGTGTTCGTCGACCAGTCGCCGACCGAAGGGCCACAGCGCGAAGTTCGCCATCCGGAACGAGGCGATGCCGAACGGGATGCCGATGATCGTCACGCACAGCAGTATCCCGGCGAAGACGTAGCCGAGCGCCATCCAGAGGCCGCTGAGCACCAGCCAGACGATGTTGAGAAGCAGTCGCATGACACCACGGTGCCAGCTCCCGGCGCGGGCCGGTTCGGGGAAGTCCCCCAGTTTTCCGGAGAACTTCCGGTTTCGCGGTCGGCTCGCACCGCCATCGGGCCTTCCGCCGCGCCGTTCGACGTGCCGTCACGCCGCGAGGGTTCCATCCAGCACGGTCACCGCACGGCCTCCCAGCGTTACCCGCCGACCTTCCAGCCGGGCCCGCACCGTTCCGCCGCGTGCCGATGCCTGCTCACCCACCAACTCCGTGCGTCCCAGCCGCTCCGCCCACCAGGGCGCCAGCGAACAGTGGGCCGAGCCCGTCACGTGATCCTCGGGCGCTCCCACGGCGGGAGCGAAGAACCTGCTGACGAAATCCACCTCCGGCCGGTCGCTCGCGGCGGTGACGATCACCCCGCGCTCGGCGATCCGCAGTACTTCCGAGAGGTCGGGGCGCAGCTCGCGCACCAGTCCCGCGTCGTCGAGGTGAACCAGCAGATCGGTGTCGCTGCGGGCCACGGCGATCACCCGCTCGGGGGCGACATCGCCGAGCGCGGCCACGACGGGGACGTCCTCGACGGGTTCGTTCGGTCGCAGCGGAAAGTCCATCTCCACCGTGCCGTCAGCGGCCACTTCGCAGCGCAGCTCACCGCCGCGGGTGTCGAACCGCTGCGAACCACCGAGCACGTGGGCGGTGGCGAGCGTGGCGTGCCCGCAGAGGTCCACTTCGGTGGTGGGGCTGAACCAGCGCAGTGGTTTCGCGGAGTGCTCGTCGACCCCGGTGACCACGAACGCGGTCTCGGCCTGGTTGAACTCGGACGCCACCGCTTGCATCCAGGCCGGATCGGCGGGTTCGTCGAGCAGCACGACCGCCGCCGGATTGCCGCTGAAGGGGGTGTCGGTGAAGGAGTCGACGAGGTAGCTCCGCATGATCGTCACTCTATAGGGCTTCGTCCACTGGATTTTTCGACGTGCTCGGCACCCGAGTCCTCGCGTGACCCCTCGACTCCGGCGCGACAGTGCGCAATCATGCGGTTCCACTGCCCTGAACGGCGTAACGGAGGTAGTCGTGTCGCACACCGACCGCGCGGAGCCCGCTGTTCCGACCACCAGCCCCAGCTATTCCTCGGGGACCTCCGACGTCCCGCTCATCGGCGAGACCATCGGTGCCAACCTGTTGCACACCGCGGAGCGGTTCCCGGAGCGGGACGCGATGGTCGAGTTCGCCACCGGACGCCGCTGGACCTACCGCGAGTTCGTCGCCGAGGTGGACGCGCTCGCCATCGGTCTGCTGGAGACCGGGCTGGTCAAGGGGGACCGGGTCGGCATCTGGGCGCCGAACCGTGCCGAGTGGACACTGGTGCAGTACGCCACCGCGCGGATCGGCGCGATCCTGGTCAACATCAACCCGTCCTACCGGGTGCACGAGCTGGAGTACGTGCTCGGCCAGGCCGGGGTTCGCACGCTGATCTCGGCGGAACGGTTCAAGACTTCCGACTACGTGGACATGGTCGGACGGGTTCGCCCGAGCTGCCCCGAGCTGGAACGGGTCGTCTTCCTCGGAAGCCCGGAATGGGACGAGCTGTTCCGGTATCCGCTCGACCCCGTGCGGCTGCGTCGTGCCGAGGAGGAGCTGTCCGCCGACGACCCGATCAACATCCAGTACACCTCCGGAACGACCGGTTTCCCCAAGGGCGCGACGCTGTCGCACCACAACATCCTCAACAACGGTTTCTTCGTCGGTGA
This portion of the Actinopolyspora lacussalsi genome encodes:
- a CDS encoding putative PhzF superfamily epimerase YddE/YHI9 (product_source=COG0384; cath_funfam=3.10.310.10; cog=COG0384; pfam=PF02567; superfamily=54506), with product MRSYLVDSFTDTPFSGNPAAVVLLDEPADPAWMQAVASEFNQAETAFVVTGVDEHSAKPLRWFSPTTEVDLCGHATLATAHVLGGSQRFDTRGGELRCEVAADGTVEMDFPLRPNEPVEDVPVVAALGDVAPERVIAVARSDTDLLVHLDDAGLVRELRPDLSEVLRIAERGVIVTAASDRPEVDFVSRFFAPAVGAPEDHVTGSAHCSLAPWWAERLGRTELVGEQASARGGTVRARLEGRRVTLGGRAVTVLDGTLAA